The genomic stretch AGCTAGGTATCCGAAAAACTAAATCATGAATACATCAATCAAACCGCACCATAAATTTTCGCTGTACATGGGTGACAATCGTTCAGATTATTCCGAGTGTGAAATCAACAGTATACAATTTAATATTCATAATTTTGACATGTATGCCTCAAACTCTACTTACATCCAGAACTATGCTGCTTCCGACGATATTTTCTATCGAATAGCAAGCGCAATTCTTTTGCATTGGTCTCGGCCCGCGATTCAATATTTGATTGGTTCGGCGTCCGAGCTGGCTAAGATGCATTGGGCGATTCACTGCCAGCCGAACCAGACCATTGAGGTGGACTATTTTACCCAGCGCTTGCAAGTCACCACAGTAGAAAAGCAGCACGATTACAACAGCTACGACTCTTTGGTTCATTGGTTGGATGGCGCAAGCATGGCGATTTTGGCCGATAATCCACAGGCGAAAACGCAGCTCAACGCCGTTCCCGCTCATGAAATCTCACGGAAAACAGACCTCACCGATTTTCGTCCGATTGAACAAGATTTCTTTCACTTGTTTAAGGCGTTTTTGTTTGGTGAGCAAAACAAGGAGCAACAGGCCGCACTGCTGCAAGCAGTGGTTCCCTACCTCACCAGTGAGTTAATTGCTGAAGCTGAAAAAGGCGAACCTTACTGGATGAATTACTATGAGTTTCTTATTTTTCCGCTCTACAGCCTGATTGCAATTAGCTGGGGATTTGAAGCAACACCGCTAGACCAAGCGGTGGAAGCGTCTATCGAGGCCAACTATCAATGGTATGCCTATTTTGCCGAACAAAATGGCGGCAAAACCGGAGAAGAGAGCTTGCACCTTAATGACCGTAGCTGCTTGTTTCATAACATTCTCACCGCGTTTTTAAAGGTGCACTACCAACAAACGGGTGAAACGCCAAGCTTCGATTCGCTCTACGCTCCGATGTGGTTGATCAAAGGCGAAGGCCCAAGCTTCGAAGCGCTCAAGGCCAACCCGCCCGAGTTCACCGTTGAATCCGTGTTAGCCGAATAGTTGAGTAGCAAGGTAAAAATCCGATAGCCAAGGCTATCGGATTTTTATTTAAGCAGAGTTTGATTCAAGCATTAGCGACGTAGCTTAAGGCTAGAAAGCACCTTGGGTGGCACTGCTACTGCTGCTCAGTTGATTGTTTGCACCAGATTGCCAAACCACGTTTAGCGCTGGATTGGTTTCATCCCGTTTTAGGCACTTCCACTCAATGTTTTGCGCCGCTGGTACGCTAATTGTTGCACTCCACGTTGGGTACTGAGCTGGGTCAAGTTTGACCGCGCCTGAGGCTGCCCAGTTGCCGAGCTGCGCAACACTGCCCACCGCGTAAACGCTTTGACCAAGATTGGTGTAGCCGTTGTAACAAGTGAAGGTGACACTTTTCACCGTTGGATCCACGCTACCACTGCCTGTGGCATGCAATACCACCGCTTGGTTTTGTGCCAAGTGGAACGTCGCCTGTCCGCCAGCAACGCTAACGCTGTCATCGCCAATCAAACTGGTGTGGCTGCCATCTGTCATGGCCAAGTTGCTCACCGTCACCGACGTTGCAGGACCACGGTTGAGCGCGACGGTCACCACATCGTCGCCCTCTTGGCGCTCATAGACCAATACATCGTCATTCACCCAGCGCTGAGTATAGCTGCCGCGTTGAATCGCTAAGCTGTTCTGGCGGAGTTCAGTCAGCGCTTGGATGATCTTAAACGCTTGCGTATCTTGGCTAAAGCTTGGCATCTTTTCACGGTTGTATGGGTCACTGCCCACTTGACCAAACGCGTTTTGGGTAAAGTTCGCCGAGTAGTGCTCCGTTCCGTAGTAGATCGCGGGAATACCGCGCACCGTCATGGTCGCCACCAAACCTAAATTAACGCGCTGCTGGGCAAACGCTTCGCTCTGATTGCCACCGGCTTCGTTGTTGCCCGGGCCAAACGTCGAGGCACTGGAACGTAGCGCGGTCGAGATACGCGCCATGTCGTGGTTGTCCATAAACACCACTTGCCAATCATCACTGCTGAAGACGGATTTGCGTGTTTCCAAATAGTTGTTCAGCGTTTTCATGCTATTGCCTGCACGGCCGGCCAACACGCGCTCTAACGTATCGCGAAAACCGAAATCGAGCAGCGCTGAGCCTGAGGTGTTGGCGTAGTCAATCGCGTAGCCATCAATGCCTGTGGTGGTATTGGCGCTGGCACCAAACCATTCGCCGAAGAAGTAGAAGCCATCGCGCCCCAGCGTTTTGCTGTAGTTGTAGATGTCCGTGGTCCACTGTTGGATAAAGGATTTATCCATGTGTTTGATTGCATCGATACGAATCGCATCCACCCCGGCATCAATCCAGAATTTTGAGCCATCCAGCAGGTATTGATACACATTGGCATCTGACTGGTTAAAGTCCGAAAGGTTGAACAAGTTGAAATTGCGCACTTGATACCAGTCATTCCAGTTGGTCACACCGCCGTTGTGGTGATACCAATTGGTGCCCGCCGCGACATCGCTGTTGTAATCGGTGATGAACTGACCATCACGATACAACGCGCCGTATTCGTTTTCATCGTTGCCGTTGGAATGGTTCGGCGCGTAGTCCAGCACCAGCTTCATGTTGTACTCTGCGCTGTGCATTTTAGCGGTCAGTTCTTTGAAATCGTCTAGCGTCCCAAAGTGCTCATCGACGCGGAAGAAATCTCGTCCCCAGTAACCGTGATAGCCCGCGCCACCATTGGCATCGAGGTTATCGGCGTTGTCCACTGGCGGCGTGATCGAAATGGCCGTCACGCCCAATGATTTCAAGTACGGCAGTTTATTGATTAAGCCACGAAGGTCTCCGCCGACATACTTTTTCAAGTTGTTCGGATCGTAAGTTGCTGGGTTGCGGCCCGTGTTGTTAGTTGCATCGCCATCGCTGAAACGGTCAAGAAAAACAAAGTAAATCGTCTCTTTGCGAAAATCGAGAAAAGTGCCACTTTCCGTCTGCGCGCTGGTCGCAGCATAAAGTGTTGGGCTAAACATCAGTCCATTTGCGGCAATAGCCGCCAGCAGCGCACTGCAAAGCATAGTGCGTTTTTTCATTGGAGATCCCCCGTGGTTTGTGAAAATGAACCGG from Vibrio navarrensis encodes the following:
- a CDS encoding alpha-amylase family glycosyl hydrolase, which translates into the protein MKKRTMLCSALLAAIAANGLMFSPTLYAATSAQTESGTFLDFRKETIYFVFLDRFSDGDATNNTGRNPATYDPNNLKKYVGGDLRGLINKLPYLKSLGVTAISITPPVDNADNLDANGGAGYHGYWGRDFFRVDEHFGTLDDFKELTAKMHSAEYNMKLVLDYAPNHSNGNDENEYGALYRDGQFITDYNSDVAAGTNWYHHNGGVTNWNDWYQVRNFNLFNLSDFNQSDANVYQYLLDGSKFWIDAGVDAIRIDAIKHMDKSFIQQWTTDIYNYSKTLGRDGFYFFGEWFGASANTTTGIDGYAIDYANTSGSALLDFGFRDTLERVLAGRAGNSMKTLNNYLETRKSVFSSDDWQVVFMDNHDMARISTALRSSASTFGPGNNEAGGNQSEAFAQQRVNLGLVATMTVRGIPAIYYGTEHYSANFTQNAFGQVGSDPYNREKMPSFSQDTQAFKIIQALTELRQNSLAIQRGSYTQRWVNDDVLVYERQEGDDVVTVALNRGPATSVTVSNLAMTDGSHTSLIGDDSVSVAGGQATFHLAQNQAVVLHATGSGSVDPTVKSVTFTCYNGYTNLGQSVYAVGSVAQLGNWAASGAVKLDPAQYPTWSATISVPAAQNIEWKCLKRDETNPALNVVWQSGANNQLSSSSSATQGAF
- a CDS encoding immunity 49 family protein, translated to MNTSIKPHHKFSLYMGDNRSDYSECEINSIQFNIHNFDMYASNSTYIQNYAASDDIFYRIASAILLHWSRPAIQYLIGSASELAKMHWAIHCQPNQTIEVDYFTQRLQVTTVEKQHDYNSYDSLVHWLDGASMAILADNPQAKTQLNAVPAHEISRKTDLTDFRPIEQDFFHLFKAFLFGEQNKEQQAALLQAVVPYLTSELIAEAEKGEPYWMNYYEFLIFPLYSLIAISWGFEATPLDQAVEASIEANYQWYAYFAEQNGGKTGEESLHLNDRSCLFHNILTAFLKVHYQQTGETPSFDSLYAPMWLIKGEGPSFEALKANPPEFTVESVLAE